Proteins encoded together in one Thermococcus gammatolerans EJ3 window:
- a CDS encoding carbohydrate ABC transporter permease has translation MKDVETRPRRYGLVIVLALLLASLPLLGAFSLLVLSSFSNQMVTDLSPGSFHPTLENWINLFHGKIATTGGIRVNIWRIALNTLIVAMGVSLVVTGISALAGYSLSRMDFRGRKTMMVLLLLLHAFPGVALIVGVYLLYRLTFPASTTAVGLYSFVYVILARAALEVPMSTWLMKGFFDTIPWEFEWSGIIDGASRITVWRKIMLPLIKPGILAVALFAFLAGWQDIIYVRTFLIDPTLATFIESNIEAEYSHMPLIAAAGTFYLLPTIIFFITAQQLLLQGYSGGIKG, from the coding sequence ATGAAAGACGTTGAGACGAGACCCAGAAGGTACGGGCTGGTTATAGTGCTCGCCCTCCTGCTCGCGAGCCTGCCACTTCTCGGCGCCTTCTCCCTGCTCGTCCTTTCGAGCTTTAGTAATCAAATGGTCACAGACCTAAGTCCTGGTTCATTTCATCCAACGCTGGAGAACTGGATAAACCTCTTTCACGGTAAAATCGCAACGACCGGTGGAATAAGGGTCAACATATGGCGCATAGCCCTCAACACCCTCATCGTCGCTATGGGTGTTTCCCTCGTCGTGACGGGGATTAGCGCCCTCGCCGGTTACTCCCTCTCAAGGATGGACTTCAGGGGGAGGAAGACCATGATGGTTCTCCTCCTCCTTTTGCACGCCTTCCCGGGCGTGGCCCTGATCGTGGGCGTTTACCTGCTCTATCGCCTGACTTTCCCAGCTAGCACGACCGCAGTGGGGCTGTACTCATTCGTTTACGTTATACTGGCCCGGGCTGCCCTTGAGGTTCCCATGTCCACATGGCTCATGAAGGGCTTCTTTGACACTATTCCCTGGGAGTTCGAGTGGTCCGGGATAATCGACGGGGCTTCGAGGATAACCGTCTGGAGGAAGATAATGCTCCCCCTGATCAAGCCGGGTATCCTGGCAGTTGCTCTCTTCGCGTTCTTGGCCGGCTGGCAGGACATAATCTACGTAAGAACCTTCCTCATCGACCCCACACTGGCGACGTTCATAGAGTCCAACATAGAGGCCGAGTACTCCCACATGCCCCTCATAGCGGCCGCCGGGACGTTCTACCTCCTCCCCACGATAATATTCTTCATAACCGCCCAGCAGCTCCTCCTCCAGGGCTACTCGGGTGGAATAAAGGGCTGA
- a CDS encoding carbohydrate ABC transporter permease yields MDRRKLRELSFFLSPMLLMVFLFYLIPLVMTVYISMTRMRNWNVERYLTDFVGLYNYHRLFYMFQHDPTFKAVIMTTVVFVGITLLINVFGGLLLSLAIFFIEERPASFYRLLWLLPRMSPIAVYSLVWYYFFHGSEIGTLNSFLMHLGLISQPIPWGQIIPWGAWSVIIFVNGLVGVSFGMIVFTSALNQIPRELIIAARVDGASSWQISRKILIPMMRWHLLYVFTWQFLSLLTTYPHLFLLVEWDLVNRDYGTTLALYVFNTAFGMGEQDQGLAAAAAVILSIIGILGGLVTLKVLKFERMMKKPRGDF; encoded by the coding sequence ATGGACAGGCGCAAGCTCAGGGAGCTTTCCTTCTTTCTTTCTCCAATGCTTCTGATGGTGTTCCTGTTCTATCTGATTCCCCTAGTTATGACCGTTTACATAAGCATGACGCGCATGAGGAACTGGAACGTTGAGAGGTATCTCACTGACTTTGTGGGCCTTTACAATTACCACAGGCTCTTCTATATGTTCCAGCACGATCCGACCTTTAAGGCTGTAATCATGACAACGGTCGTGTTCGTTGGAATCACGCTCTTGATAAACGTTTTCGGGGGTTTACTCCTTTCTCTCGCCATATTTTTCATAGAGGAAAGACCGGCCTCCTTCTATAGACTTCTCTGGCTCCTCCCCAGGATGTCGCCGATAGCAGTGTACAGCCTCGTCTGGTACTACTTCTTCCACGGCAGCGAGATTGGAACGTTGAACTCATTCCTCATGCACCTCGGGTTAATCTCTCAGCCCATTCCCTGGGGCCAGATTATCCCTTGGGGGGCTTGGAGTGTAATAATATTCGTGAACGGTTTGGTGGGTGTGAGTTTTGGAATGATCGTCTTCACCTCGGCCTTGAATCAGATACCCAGGGAACTTATTATAGCCGCGAGGGTCGATGGTGCTTCCTCTTGGCAGATATCGAGGAAAATCCTAATCCCCATGATGAGATGGCACCTCCTCTATGTTTTCACGTGGCAGTTCCTTAGCCTGCTGACGACGTACCCCCACCTTTTCCTGCTCGTTGAGTGGGACCTTGTCAACAGGGACTACGGAACAACCTTAGCGCTCTACGTCTTCAACACCGCCTTTGGCATGGGCGAGCAGGATCAGGGGCTTGCGGCCGCCGCCGCGGTAATACTATCGATAATCGGGATCCTCGGCGGTCTCGTGACGCTAAAGGTTCTCAAGTTCGAGAGGATGATGAAGAAACCAAGGGGTGATTTCTGA
- a CDS encoding amino acid permease yields MEEEIGLSRGLSMWHLMMMGMGMMIGAGVFVATGISIGFAGPGGVLVAFALNGLVALFSAMSFAELASALPTAGGAYTYIDEAFKGLIGFISGWLNWFALTVAGSLYAITFATYTVFLLEGTKWFSSLGVESGLVIKALALLIIAVFVVINYIGVSETGNIENLITIGQMSTLLFIGAFAVFYTILHPERLSHFSNFVPNGWGKVLAAMGFTYVGFEGYEVIAHAGEEAFDPKESIPKAILYSVVAVTTTYLLFAFAAIVGADVSPENLTAWFAFHGAVGMGEAIKDLMPYGGLLITLAAIFSSTSALNATIYSSTRVLFAISRDGKLPRFISKIHPVRRVPHIALALSSIIIVTVALALPIEDVAASADIVFLLIFLLVNAAVIKIRRERGDELDYGFLMPYFPFIPLIAIALQGVLSIWIFDVSPTAWFVTLGWVILGLALSSRYKGAREAKEALRREVVFGEWLPEGYKVLVAISNPRNAPYLARVGETIARARKGELALVSVVTVPEQTPLEEAHRFAGPALELLRRVREGLGGDVNVRGVLYYAHSVYRGILSAIKNKKADLLVLGWRGRSRLGYIFGSNLDRLVEAPCDVLLVKPGRGEEVKRILFPTAGGPHSLLAAEIARIFALEKGASVTVLYVDREGIERKRIERRLEPVMRILNGARGTLKVVRSDDPKRTILSECRDHDLVIMGASESSLFARSLFGELPVEVAKECEKTVFLVKKDLGRRSWLRRWFL; encoded by the coding sequence ATGGAGGAGGAAATCGGGCTCTCGCGGGGATTATCAATGTGGCACCTCATGATGATGGGCATGGGCATGATGATTGGGGCGGGCGTGTTTGTCGCCACCGGAATCTCGATAGGCTTCGCCGGTCCCGGCGGGGTTCTCGTGGCCTTTGCCCTCAACGGTCTCGTGGCCCTCTTCTCGGCGATGTCCTTTGCGGAGCTGGCTTCCGCACTTCCCACCGCCGGAGGTGCCTACACCTACATAGACGAGGCGTTTAAGGGCCTAATCGGCTTCATCTCGGGCTGGCTCAACTGGTTCGCCCTTACCGTTGCGGGAAGCCTCTACGCCATAACCTTCGCGACATACACGGTTTTTCTCCTTGAGGGGACGAAGTGGTTCTCGTCCCTCGGCGTTGAGAGCGGGCTCGTGATAAAGGCCCTCGCGCTCCTGATAATAGCCGTCTTCGTGGTCATCAACTACATCGGTGTTTCAGAGACGGGCAACATCGAGAACCTGATTACCATCGGCCAGATGTCAACTCTTCTCTTCATCGGTGCCTTTGCGGTGTTCTACACCATCCTCCATCCCGAGAGGCTCTCCCACTTCAGCAACTTCGTTCCCAACGGCTGGGGCAAGGTTTTAGCGGCTATGGGCTTTACCTACGTTGGCTTTGAGGGCTACGAGGTTATAGCGCACGCCGGCGAGGAGGCCTTTGACCCGAAGGAGAGCATACCCAAGGCAATCCTCTACTCGGTCGTGGCCGTAACGACAACCTACCTCCTCTTCGCCTTCGCGGCGATAGTCGGGGCCGACGTTTCGCCCGAGAACCTGACGGCGTGGTTCGCCTTCCACGGGGCCGTTGGCATGGGTGAGGCAATAAAGGATTTAATGCCCTACGGGGGGCTCTTGATAACGCTCGCGGCGATTTTCTCCTCGACTTCAGCTCTCAACGCCACCATATACTCATCAACGAGGGTTCTCTTTGCAATAAGTCGCGATGGGAAGCTCCCGCGCTTCATATCGAAGATTCACCCGGTGAGGAGGGTTCCCCACATAGCACTCGCCCTCTCTTCAATCATCATAGTAACCGTTGCCCTGGCCCTGCCGATAGAGGACGTTGCGGCGAGCGCGGACATAGTTTTCCTGCTGATATTCCTGCTCGTCAACGCGGCCGTCATAAAGATACGGCGCGAGAGGGGGGATGAGCTGGATTACGGCTTCCTGATGCCATACTTCCCATTCATACCCCTCATCGCCATAGCCCTGCAGGGGGTTCTCTCCATATGGATATTCGACGTGAGCCCGACGGCGTGGTTCGTAACGCTCGGGTGGGTGATCCTGGGCCTGGCACTGAGCTCCCGCTACAAGGGGGCGAGGGAAGCGAAGGAGGCACTCAGGAGGGAGGTTGTTTTCGGTGAGTGGTTGCCCGAAGGCTACAAGGTTCTCGTGGCCATCTCAAATCCGAGAAATGCCCCATACCTCGCCAGGGTAGGTGAGACAATAGCCCGGGCCAGAAAGGGGGAGCTGGCCCTCGTAAGTGTAGTGACAGTTCCGGAGCAGACGCCACTTGAGGAGGCGCACCGCTTTGCAGGCCCCGCTTTGGAGCTGCTCAGGAGGGTGAGGGAAGGGCTCGGCGGGGATGTGAACGTGAGGGGTGTACTCTACTATGCCCACAGCGTTTACAGGGGAATACTGAGCGCCATAAAGAACAAGAAGGCAGACCTCCTCGTGCTCGGCTGGAGGGGGCGTTCGAGGCTGGGGTACATCTTTGGCAGCAACCTCGACAGACTCGTGGAGGCCCCGTGTGACGTTTTGCTCGTGAAGCCAGGAAGGGGTGAAGAAGTCAAGAGAATACTCTTTCCAACGGCTGGCGGTCCTCACAGCCTTCTAGCGGCGGAAATAGCGAGAATATTTGCCCTTGAAAAGGGTGCGAGCGTTACAGTACTCTACGTTGACAGGGAGGGTATTGAGAGAAAGAGGATAGAGCGCCGCCTTGAGCCGGTTATGAGGATTCTGAACGGGGCTAGGGGCACTTTGAAGGTTGTCCGGTCCGACGACCCCAAGAGGACAATACTTTCCGAGTGTCGCGACCACGACCTCGTTATAATGGGCGCCTCGGAGAGCTCGCTCTTCGCCAGAAGCCTGTTTGGAGAACTGCCCGTTGAGGTGGCGAAGGAATGCGAAAAGACGGTATTCCTCGTCAAAAAGGACCTCGGAAGGCGCTCCTGGCTCAGGAGATGGTTTTTATGA
- a CDS encoding diphthine--ammonia ligase, with product MRVAVLYSGGKDSNYALYWALEQGFEVKYLVSMVSEREDSYMYHVPNIHLTELQARAIGIPLVKGFTSGEKEKEVEDMKAVLEGLKIDGVVAGALASEYQKKRVDKVARELGIESFAPAWHRDPIEYMRELIGIFDIVMIGVSAYGLDESWLGRRIDEKALEELVKLHEKYGIHVAGEGGEFETFVRDAPFFKARIVFDEVEKKWDGFNYSGVLEVKRAHLERKSKNKNRNGPIGGAQMKS from the coding sequence ATGCGAGTGGCGGTGCTGTATTCCGGCGGAAAGGACTCGAATTACGCCCTCTACTGGGCACTGGAGCAGGGTTTTGAGGTTAAATACCTCGTCTCGATGGTGAGCGAGAGGGAAGACAGCTACATGTACCACGTGCCGAACATTCACCTCACGGAACTGCAGGCGAGGGCAATAGGGATTCCCCTCGTCAAGGGCTTCACCAGCGGCGAGAAGGAGAAAGAGGTAGAGGACATGAAGGCCGTCCTTGAGGGCCTGAAGATTGACGGCGTCGTTGCAGGAGCCTTAGCCAGCGAGTACCAGAAGAAGCGCGTTGATAAAGTGGCGAGGGAGCTCGGCATAGAGAGCTTCGCGCCCGCTTGGCACCGCGACCCAATCGAATATATGCGCGAGCTGATTGGGATTTTCGACATCGTAATGATCGGCGTCTCAGCCTACGGGCTGGATGAGAGCTGGCTTGGCAGAAGGATTGACGAAAAGGCTCTGGAGGAGCTTGTGAAGCTCCACGAGAAATACGGAATCCACGTAGCTGGAGAGGGGGGTGAGTTCGAGACCTTCGTCAGGGATGCGCCCTTCTTCAAAGCCAGGATAGTCTTCGACGAGGTGGAAAAGAAATGGGACGGGTTTAATTATTCCGGAGTGCTTGAGGTCAAAAGGGCCCACCTTGAGAGAAAGAGTAAAAACAAAAACAGAAATGGCCCCATCGGTGGGGCACAAATGAAATCATAA
- a CDS encoding ABC transporter ATP-binding protein, whose protein sequence is MVKVTLDNITKRFGDFEALKRVSLEIADKEFMALLGPSGSGKSTLLYTIAGIYKPTSGRIYFDDRDVTDVPPKDRNVGLVFQNWALYPHMKVFDNIAFPLELRKVPKDEISKKVKKVAEMLHIENLLDRYPWQLSGGQQQRVAIARALVKEPDVLLLDEPLSNLDALLRLEVRAELKRLQKELGITAVYVTHDQAEALAMADRIAVIRGGEILQVGDPDEVYYKPKYRFVGGFLGSPPMNFVEAEVQDSYLDVYGNKIPIPPQYRELVKKLGIREVILGFRPHDAEVVKGKAEGLFGTVYSFEPLGREQIITVSVNGASVKVFAPEGEHFTFGEQVTVKLREDRIILFDKKTEKALEFLLEE, encoded by the coding sequence ATGGTTAAGGTCACCCTGGATAACATCACGAAGAGGTTCGGCGACTTTGAGGCCCTCAAGCGGGTAAGCCTTGAGATAGCCGACAAGGAGTTTATGGCGCTCCTCGGCCCCTCGGGAAGCGGGAAATCCACTCTCCTCTACACAATAGCGGGAATTTACAAGCCGACAAGCGGGAGGATATACTTCGACGACAGGGACGTTACGGATGTCCCTCCAAAGGACAGGAACGTTGGACTGGTCTTCCAGAACTGGGCGCTCTATCCCCATATGAAGGTCTTCGACAACATAGCCTTCCCCCTTGAGCTGAGGAAAGTTCCAAAGGATGAGATATCCAAAAAGGTCAAAAAAGTCGCGGAGATGCTCCACATAGAGAACCTTCTTGACCGCTACCCCTGGCAGCTCTCCGGGGGCCAGCAGCAGCGTGTCGCAATTGCGAGGGCCCTTGTGAAAGAGCCGGACGTTTTGCTCCTCGACGAGCCGCTCAGCAACCTCGACGCACTCCTTAGGCTTGAGGTAAGGGCAGAGCTCAAGAGGCTTCAGAAGGAGCTCGGAATCACAGCAGTTTACGTCACCCATGATCAAGCCGAGGCCCTTGCAATGGCCGACAGGATAGCCGTGATAAGGGGAGGCGAGATACTCCAGGTCGGAGATCCGGATGAAGTCTATTACAAGCCCAAGTACCGCTTCGTTGGTGGCTTTCTAGGAAGCCCGCCGATGAACTTCGTTGAGGCAGAAGTCCAGGACTCCTACCTCGACGTCTATGGCAACAAGATTCCAATCCCGCCCCAGTACCGCGAGCTGGTGAAGAAACTCGGCATTAGGGAAGTTATCCTTGGCTTCAGGCCACACGATGCCGAGGTCGTGAAAGGAAAGGCAGAGGGGCTCTTCGGGACTGTTTATTCCTTTGAACCCCTCGGTAGAGAGCAGATAATTACGGTCTCAGTCAACGGAGCGTCCGTTAAAGTCTTTGCTCCAGAGGGAGAGCACTTCACATTCGGCGAGCAAGTTACTGTGAAACTCAGGGAGGACAGGATAATCCTCTTCGACAAGAAAACGGAAAAGGCTCTTGAGTTCCTGCTGGAGGAGTGA
- a CDS encoding DUF4443 domain-containing protein, with the protein MSWKRGAYPEFSLEDIIAALFLLKEPVGRKFMAELLGLGEGSVRTILRKLSSLGLIQSTQRGHSLSERGRELGKELEKHFSEVCRVGKVEGFPAYAIIVKNPPEFKSIELRDEAIRFFAKGAMILVVKNGEVVFPEDGRPLRETMPELAERLSALKPEEGDMVVVTWAENPADAMKSAYHVALFLKEDLIPEQLKGLVR; encoded by the coding sequence ATGAGCTGGAAGAGGGGAGCGTATCCTGAGTTCAGCCTTGAGGATATTATAGCCGCGCTGTTCCTTTTGAAAGAACCCGTTGGACGAAAGTTCATGGCCGAGCTGCTCGGTCTTGGGGAGGGAAGCGTGAGAACAATTCTGAGAAAACTTTCATCACTGGGACTTATTCAATCAACGCAGCGGGGACACAGTCTGAGCGAGAGGGGCAGGGAACTTGGGAAGGAGCTGGAGAAACACTTTTCTGAAGTCTGTAGGGTGGGCAAAGTCGAGGGCTTTCCCGCCTACGCCATCATCGTGAAGAATCCTCCGGAGTTTAAAAGCATTGAACTCAGGGACGAGGCAATAAGGTTCTTCGCCAAGGGCGCCATGATACTCGTCGTTAAAAACGGAGAGGTTGTCTTCCCTGAGGACGGTCGTCCTCTAAGGGAGACTATGCCTGAGCTTGCAGAAAGACTCTCGGCTCTCAAGCCGGAAGAGGGGGACATGGTCGTCGTCACGTGGGCTGAGAATCCAGCCGATGCGATGAAAAGCGCCTATCACGTTGCCCTCTTTCTCAAGGAGGATCTAATCCCAGAACAGCTCAAGGGACTCGTGAGGTGA
- a CDS encoding bifunctional L-myo-inositol-1-phosphate cytidylyltransferase/CDP-L-myo-inositol myo-inositolphosphotransferase has product MTPKTAVILAAGLGTRMGGRPKGLLKVAGREILYRTMHLLQRNGVKRFVIVTNERYAPLYREFVERHGFNAELVINPEPEKGNGHSLHLAKSHVSGRFVLVMSDHVYNESFVAEAIRGNGLIADREPRWIDVEEATKVKVKDGRVERIGKGLKDWDAVDTGFFVLDDGIFRVTEVLENERNGDYSLSEVVERAKLPVTFVDGLGWTDVDTPEELKRARKMLVFTAVKGTGDGFISRHLNRKISTRISYLLVEKVTPNQMTVVAFALGVLSAFLTLISLPLAGILYQLSSILDGVDGELARAQLRTSRLGGYVDSILDRYVDGTFLALLAYSTLKEPLWYLVALLALLGSVMVSYSTERFKGAFCRDAYREVPALRKLPGKRDERIFLTMLFLLYPMEALVKALFLLLAVLTNIRVALTVWMVGRKKR; this is encoded by the coding sequence ATGACCCCAAAAACGGCAGTGATTCTCGCGGCCGGCCTTGGGACGAGGATGGGCGGAAGGCCCAAGGGACTCCTCAAAGTTGCAGGGAGGGAGATTCTGTACCGAACGATGCACCTCCTCCAGAGGAATGGCGTTAAGAGGTTTGTAATCGTCACCAACGAGCGGTACGCTCCCCTCTACCGCGAGTTCGTTGAAAGGCACGGCTTTAACGCCGAGCTCGTGATAAACCCCGAGCCCGAGAAGGGCAACGGCCACTCGCTCCACCTCGCTAAAAGTCATGTCTCCGGGCGGTTCGTCCTCGTCATGAGCGACCACGTCTACAACGAGTCCTTCGTTGCGGAGGCAATAAGGGGAAACGGCCTCATAGCGGACAGAGAGCCGAGATGGATTGACGTTGAAGAGGCGACGAAGGTTAAGGTAAAGGACGGCCGGGTTGAGCGAATCGGAAAGGGTCTTAAGGACTGGGACGCGGTTGATACAGGCTTCTTCGTCCTCGACGACGGGATTTTCAGGGTAACGGAGGTGCTTGAAAACGAGAGGAACGGTGATTACTCACTCAGCGAGGTCGTCGAGCGGGCTAAGCTTCCCGTTACCTTCGTCGACGGCCTCGGCTGGACCGACGTGGACACGCCGGAGGAGCTCAAGAGGGCGAGAAAGATGCTCGTCTTCACGGCCGTCAAGGGGACCGGCGACGGGTTCATCAGCAGACACCTCAACAGGAAAATCTCGACGAGAATCAGCTACCTCCTCGTTGAAAAGGTCACTCCAAACCAGATGACGGTCGTCGCTTTCGCCCTCGGCGTGCTCTCGGCTTTCCTAACGCTCATCAGCCTGCCCCTAGCGGGAATCCTCTACCAGCTGAGCTCAATCCTCGACGGCGTTGACGGCGAGCTTGCGAGGGCCCAGCTGAGGACGAGCAGGCTCGGTGGCTACGTAGATTCAATCCTCGACCGCTACGTTGATGGGACTTTCTTAGCCCTCTTGGCCTACTCGACGTTGAAGGAACCCCTCTGGTATCTGGTCGCGCTCTTAGCTTTGCTCGGTTCGGTCATGGTGAGCTACTCAACGGAGCGCTTTAAGGGAGCCTTCTGCAGGGACGCCTATCGGGAAGTTCCTGCCCTCAGAAAGCTCCCGGGCAAGAGAGACGAGAGAATCTTCCTTACGATGCTGTTCCTGCTGTATCCAATGGAGGCTTTAGTCAAAGCGCTGTTTCTCCTGCTTGCAGTACTCACGAACATAAGGGTGGCACTGACTGTGTGGATGGTTGGAAGAAAGAAAAGATGA
- a CDS encoding type 2 periplasmic-binding domain-containing protein: protein MRAGALWLVALVIFGVVASGCIGGEEAKTSQTEVQLTGDFTKDVVEIGKVLEQNGVKEVKFSVWGSGDPNSVMRVYGIVEAARRINKIWADNGINVKVVITDTHYVASFQDAYKEYLSKQPLGQAGDFFVNSYAFLPTLADEGYILDITDYAKAYQSVIDDFYPSLIEASKFNGKLYGLPQDTEARPLYIRKDVAQKIGFDLNGLDEKVKNGEFTWSDVYYWAKKAKDEGAAEWGLIHRKGSAHPDLIQFIFAFGGKLYDPNTGKLVLDVPAVYKWLYVEWKFARDGLLPEDIMSWDWAKQIHPTVVEGRTLFDIGGTWYWTEWQTKQYYAKEGTPRGLKPEEVKDWFYYTLFPAGEKGKEPVTLSQPFVWMINSKAGQQNPKYDELKDVYHKLAFLMLIKASDPDINAIHSVISAHLPVRKDAAKLIKDEKWLNDLKNLNLDLDQKVKDNIRDIVKATVNPINAQFLADVSYMLEYTHFAPAHPKYPALADIFKEAVDKAIRGEMTPEEAVNYIIQKVKADPELAQNVEIKGEIPKDWKFPQE from the coding sequence ATGAGGGCAGGAGCACTGTGGTTGGTTGCACTGGTTATCTTTGGAGTGGTCGCCAGCGGTTGCATAGGCGGCGAGGAAGCGAAAACTTCTCAGACCGAGGTTCAGCTTACGGGCGACTTCACCAAGGACGTTGTAGAAATAGGGAAGGTTCTGGAGCAGAACGGTGTTAAAGAAGTCAAGTTCTCTGTCTGGGGTTCCGGTGATCCTAACAGCGTCATGAGGGTTTATGGAATAGTGGAGGCCGCAAGGAGAATAAACAAAATCTGGGCCGACAACGGAATCAACGTCAAGGTAGTGATAACCGACACCCACTACGTCGCCTCCTTCCAGGATGCCTACAAGGAGTACCTCAGCAAGCAGCCCCTCGGGCAGGCCGGGGACTTCTTCGTGAACAGTTACGCCTTCCTGCCGACGCTGGCGGACGAGGGCTACATACTCGACATAACCGACTACGCCAAAGCCTATCAGAGCGTTATCGACGACTTCTATCCGTCCCTGATTGAGGCCTCCAAGTTCAACGGAAAACTCTACGGCCTACCGCAGGACACGGAGGCGAGGCCACTCTACATAAGGAAGGACGTGGCCCAGAAGATAGGGTTTGACCTCAACGGCCTCGATGAGAAGGTGAAGAACGGCGAGTTCACCTGGAGCGACGTCTATTACTGGGCCAAGAAGGCCAAAGACGAGGGCGCCGCCGAGTGGGGCCTCATCCACAGGAAGGGCTCGGCTCACCCCGACCTGATACAGTTCATCTTCGCCTTCGGTGGAAAGCTCTACGACCCAAACACCGGAAAGCTGGTTCTCGACGTTCCCGCTGTATATAAGTGGCTCTACGTTGAGTGGAAGTTTGCCCGCGATGGCCTCCTTCCTGAGGACATAATGAGTTGGGACTGGGCCAAGCAGATACACCCGACGGTCGTCGAGGGCAGAACCCTATTCGATATAGGCGGAACCTGGTACTGGACAGAGTGGCAGACCAAGCAGTACTACGCCAAGGAGGGAACACCGAGGGGCCTGAAACCAGAGGAGGTAAAGGACTGGTTCTACTACACCCTCTTCCCCGCTGGAGAGAAGGGTAAGGAGCCGGTAACCCTCAGCCAGCCCTTCGTCTGGATGATAAACTCCAAGGCCGGCCAGCAGAACCCCAAGTACGACGAGCTCAAAGACGTTTACCACAAGCTCGCCTTCCTGATGCTCATCAAGGCCAGCGACCCTGATATAAACGCCATACACAGCGTCATCTCCGCCCACCTGCCAGTGAGAAAGGATGCTGCTAAGCTGATCAAGGACGAGAAGTGGCTCAACGATCTGAAGAACCTTAACCTTGACCTCGATCAAAAGGTTAAGGACAACATCCGGGACATCGTGAAGGCAACGGTCAATCCGATAAACGCCCAGTTCCTGGCGGACGTCAGTTACATGCTCGAATACACCCACTTCGCTCCGGCCCATCCGAAGTACCCAGCACTGGCAGATATCTTCAAGGAAGCGGTGGACAAGGCCATTCGTGGCGAGATGACTCCGGAGGAGGCTGTCAATTACATAATCCAGAAGGTCAAGGCCGATCCCGAGCTCGCCCAGAACGTCGAGATCAAGGGTGAAATACCCAAGGACTGGAAGTTCCCGCAGGAATGA
- a CDS encoding inositol-3-phosphate synthase: MVRVVILGQGYVASVFASGLEKIKAGKMEPYGVPLADELPIKIKDIEIVGSYDVDKAKVGKDLYEVVKAYDPEAPESLKGITVRKGIHLGSLRNLPLEATGLDDEMTLSEAVEHLVSEWKELKPDVFVNVCTTEAFVPFEKKEELEKAIAEDRKDRVTATQVYVYAAAKYAKEVGGAAFVNAIPTLIANDPAFVELAKESNLVIFGDDGATGATPLTADVLAHLAQRNRYVLDIAQFNIGGNQDFLALTDKERNKSKEFTKSSIVKDLLGYDAPHYIKPTGFLEPLGDKKFIAMHIEYVSFNGAHDELVITGRINDSPALAGLLVDLVRLGKIAVEKKAFGTVYEVNAFYMKNPGPKEMPNIPRIIAHEKMRIWAGLKPRWL; the protein is encoded by the coding sequence ATGGTCAGGGTTGTTATACTCGGCCAGGGATACGTTGCAAGCGTATTCGCGAGCGGTCTTGAGAAGATAAAGGCTGGAAAGATGGAGCCCTACGGCGTCCCGCTGGCGGACGAGCTCCCGATTAAGATTAAGGACATCGAAATCGTTGGTTCCTACGACGTTGACAAGGCCAAGGTCGGAAAGGACCTCTACGAGGTCGTCAAGGCCTATGACCCCGAGGCCCCGGAGAGCCTCAAGGGAATCACCGTCAGGAAGGGAATACACCTTGGAAGCCTCAGGAACCTCCCGCTCGAGGCTACCGGTCTTGACGATGAAATGACCCTCAGCGAGGCCGTTGAGCACCTCGTCAGCGAGTGGAAGGAGCTTAAGCCAGACGTCTTCGTTAACGTCTGCACCACCGAGGCCTTCGTCCCCTTCGAGAAGAAGGAGGAGCTCGAGAAGGCCATTGCCGAGGACAGGAAGGACAGGGTTACGGCCACTCAGGTCTACGTCTATGCCGCCGCCAAGTACGCCAAGGAGGTCGGTGGTGCAGCATTCGTCAACGCGATTCCAACGCTTATAGCCAACGACCCGGCCTTCGTCGAGCTCGCTAAGGAGAGCAACCTCGTTATCTTCGGCGACGACGGTGCCACCGGTGCCACCCCGCTTACCGCCGACGTCCTCGCGCACCTCGCCCAGAGGAACCGCTACGTCCTCGACATCGCTCAGTTCAACATCGGCGGAAACCAGGACTTCCTGGCTCTCACCGACAAGGAGCGCAACAAGAGCAAGGAGTTCACCAAGAGCTCCATCGTCAAGGACCTCCTCGGTTACGACGCCCCGCACTACATCAAGCCGACCGGCTTCCTCGAGCCGCTCGGCGACAAGAAGTTCATCGCCATGCACATCGAGTACGTCTCATTCAACGGCGCCCACGACGAACTCGTCATCACAGGCAGGATAAACGACAGCCCTGCTTTGGCAGGTCTGCTCGTCGACCTCGTCAGGCTCGGAAAGATTGCCGTCGAGAAGAAGGCCTTCGGAACCGTTTATGAGGTCAACGCCTTCTACATGAAGAACCCCGGACCGAAGGAGATGCCCAACATCCCGCGCATCATTGCCCACGAGAAGATGCGCATCTGGGCCGGGCTGAAGCCGAGGTGGCTCTGA